AATCCACTCTCTTACTGTAACTACTAATTGCATTTTCTCCGAGTAGGGAAATAGCAGGGAAATAGTCCCCAGGAGATGGAAAAATATGCCTGTGGACTTTACCGTGGAATGGTACCAGACTTCTCCCATGGCTTTTTGATGGGTTCTAGGTTTTGGAATAGACAAAATCAGATATTATAaggcaagaaaataaaaaaaagagcacaataCAACATTGATAATGTGTCTGCAAAGGAAGATGCAGGCTGATGGTTTTTTCAGTCTGCTCAGAACTCTGACCTTCTGATTTGGTGTCTGATGATGCTGAATCGTCCTGCAAACAAAACGAAACTCATTAATTTCCTTATATCACTATGCATTATGGAAATATCTGGCTGGACTATGTATTGAGCTTTGAAAGGGGTATTTGTGTAaagattttaaaacaaaattacattttcttctttcttcaccACTGGCTTGTCTGTTGCTTTACGTCTGTaacagaaaagcacaaaaaccccagaaacttttcatttttgaaaattaaaattttcattttacaacTGATTTAATCTGCTATAAATCTGGTGGAACTTAATGCAGACATATGAGGAGATATAAGCGAAacgatgtaatatgtaataaccTTTTTGCGAGAAGGGCACTCATCTCTCCCATCAGCCCTCCTCCACCACCgccgcctcctcctcctcctcctcctcctgagcTCTGGCTGCTTTCTTTTGCTGCAGGAGCAGGACCTCCGCTCTCATCCTACATGCATGAGAGAGTAAAGTTAATTAACTCAAACTGTGACATTTATTTACATCACTCCAGTGTTAAACatcatatgcaaaaaaaaaaaaaaatactagtGTACACAattagcctcattgctcaaGGGCAAAACAAAAGGGAAAGGTTCAGGCACCAAGCATGTCTTAGCTAATTAACTACAGCTGAGGTGAGgagaaaatcatttaaattagatttttagccAAAACATCACTTTAACATACTTGCATTACTCCCAATCCAACATGCTCGCCAACATTACAACTCACGTCCCCCATTAAAACATACAGTGGAACTAGTGTGAATGAGTAACAgaacatacagttgtatgtaaaagtttgggtacccctgCCAAATCACACATTCTGTTGATTTCTGAAGTGAAGGaagtaaaacaaaacatctgCAGCAAACCAGGTTTCTGTAATTgttaataaacagacattttatacTCAATTAACTTCAAGACCAATCCAGTTAATACTTTATTAAGTATTTCCTGCATTTGCTGATATTTAATGGAATCTATTCTTCCATCTACCTGTGCAGTGCTTCCTGTGCAGTGCTTCCTGTGCCACTCCCATGCTTAACAgctggcaaggtgttcttttcatcaaatgatgctctttttttctctccaaacATACCTTTGATGACTGTGGCAGAAGATTTACATTTTCACTTGCTTCCAAAATGCATCTGGCTTATCTAGATGTTGCTTTGCAGACATTCAAGTTTTTGATGAGGGAGCACGTAAGGTTTCCTTCTTATGACTATTCTATGCAGATTATGTTTGTAAAAAAGGTGCACCACCATTTCAATGTCAGCTGAACTCTgctgggggttttgctttgcctttctttcCAGCATATCAACAGTTCTATTTGAGCGTTTTCTTGGTTTTCCACAATTCTGCcatttactgtcattttgtACAGTGGAAATTACGAACGGGAAGTGATATCATTTTATAGCCTTCTCTTGCTCTGTAGGCATCaattagcttcattttcagatcctCGTCCAGCTGCTTAGTTTGGCCTATGCTTGTTGAGTGTTAGCACAATTTTTGAAGAGTCAGATGATTTATTACACTCTAATCGGTCCTAATGACTTTGCCTTGTTGAACCAGTCCTGAGTTAGTTAAGACCCAATGAGTTCATTGTTTTGAAACTctgtaaataataaaagcttTTCTGCACTagaatttacagaaaaacattttttcaatgGTTTGCTGCAGAGgctgtgtttacttcttttcacttcaaaaatcaataaaatacgTTATTTGTAAAGGGttctccaaacttttgcacacagctgtATACAGAATATATACCACCAGTGATTCTCTGTAGACACACTACTCAGGGGACGCAACTGCAATAAACAGGAATGTGGTCCATTCTCCTTTACCTTAGACACTTTGCGGAGTTTAGCCCCAGCAAGAGCTGAAGCCAGTCCTCCatctccaccaccaccaccaccacctcctcctcctcctgagggtggtggtggtggggcaGGTGGAGCACCACCAGAGGGCGGTGGTGGGGGAGCTGGGGGAGGTCCAGGAGGAGGTGGTGGGCCAGGTGGAGGAGGAACTCCAGGAGGAGGGGGAGCTGAGGCTGGACAcggaggaggagcaggaggtgctgctggaggagcagcagcctgtctctgtctctccagccGCTCTTGCTCTTGCCTCTCTcgctcctgtctctctctctcctgctgctcCTGCAGCCTGTCGAGGAAACAGAAAAGCtttgtagattaaagtgtaagTCTGAGTTCAGTTCTTAAAGGGCTCATACCAAACAAAAACTTGCTTTTATCTTGCTTTTTTTGAAAACGATAATATTTATATACTATTAGAACAAAAATACCCTATTTAAAAATACCCACAAATGCACTCACATCATCCAAGTAACTCATTCAAGCTCAAGTCACAACAAGTGATATTTTTGAGCCTAGCATAttttagcctggactgctttttgaatgaggtgcaaCACAGGGAAGCCAATCAGAgtggagctcatttacatacattgtcttgcaaaagtattcaactCCCTTAAAAGTCATCAAGTTCATCTGGACTACAAATGacaatttgatattttgtgttgtcatattttatttttaaagacaaactctcaaaattaaataaagtgaTACAAGATGtaagaaaatatttcaaaattcactaactgaaaaaaactgcagaAGTATTCTACCCCTGTACTGTGGAAGCTCCAAGTTGACAGACATTGCTCTAATGATGACACAACTGGCTTACAACTGGCCTCTACTTGTGAATCATTAAAATAGGTCACCTTTTCTGGATAAAAGACTGCATTAGTATTCATACCACTGATCAGAGATTGGTTCTGAAGAAAAACTGAGAAAGTGAAGCCTAAGAGCATTCGGGGTAAAGTTAAAGGCATTTACGAGAAAGGAAGAGACTGCCAAACAATATCTAAGTGTGGATATCCCTGTGAGTGCTGTTTGATGTATTGTGAGGAAATGGAAGCGGCAATATACCAACTAGGCACTGCATAGATAAGGCCATTCTCAAACATCAGCATTAAAGCAAGAAGGGGACTCATGAGGGTGCACCAGTCAACGATATCAAGAGCTTGGCATGCAACTGGCCTGTATGATAGGGCGCCTTAAagctgttattgcagcaaaaggtgggtCTAAATACTTCTactggatttttttattttttaaagatttgcttataaataatgaattttgaaaatgtacttGCTTAGAGATTTGAAAATGGTCCTGTAACACTGAAATATGACAATGTAATGGTTGTACACGTTGAACATATTCTGTttaggagtcgtgtcactgaaTGCAAGGATACCTCTGCTGCTCTTCAAAGCTTGGACCATTCTGCGCAGGTCGAGGGGGGGCTGCACCTATAAAAGAAATGATAACCCATCAAGTCTCTGACATACAAACCACCACTCAAAAACAATCAGTACCATATGAATTACATATAACTGTTCCAAACTAATAAAACTGTCAGGAGAATAAAAAACAAGGCTATGATTTAtgtagttgttgtttttgttgatttatgttgtgttgtttttctcaccactgagaacatccAGTGCATACATCATGGTGTTGGCAAACTGCATAGCTTCATCCTTACTGCTGAAATTTAGGCCCCAGACCTGCCTTGCATCGCGCCACTGGTGGAAGTTTGGAGTGGCTTGATTGTATTTTATACCCCTCATGAGTGGGCAATTAATGACAACCTAGAAAAGGACAAAGCATTCAGTGGAGTTAATGTCTTCCTACTTCCAATTTCCTTAATTAATAAAAATCCACTACAGTAAGTAAGTCTCTGCCCTACTGTGTGTCTGTACCATGTGTGTCACCAAGCTTTACCATTTAGAGCTCCATACTAAAACTCTACGGCTTAATTAGGGATGGGTGATATACTTCACGACATTctcaaaaatgtagtttttttctgaggtttgataagttaAAAACAGCAATTGGATGtcaaacatgaataaaaatcaaaacaagACTAATTACACTCTCTAATGCATTTGGAATGGTTTAAGAACTaataaaagcatattgtgatgtaatggATGTAATATATCATATAATTCCTTTAAATATCAGTTTTATTGTTATCCGTTATTCAGCTATTAATGTGCTGGACTCCAGCTGGCATGTTACATAACATCAGGGAAGTAAGCGACATCCTATTTTTCCCTTCAAATAAGAAAGCAAAGACTGTGGCATGTCTAGGATCTCATATTCTTATGGACCCTATTGTTGTCaacaacaccaaaaaaaaactatcaagCCCCCATATAaaaattcatttgaatttttgaataaaacatgacaACATAGTTTGTTTACATGACATCTGGTGTCTCAAACAAGTTAATTCTCCGAAAGCATGTCACTTTGCCCAGTAGCATCTAAGACATTAACCTCTAAAtctttttagagcacaataACCGTCATATTTATGCATCAAATAAAGGTATGTAGATTCCTTGCCatgcaatatttttattaaaaatccaTGCACTGATATGTTatttgaaataaatcattttgatctTTTGAGATTGTagaattataaataatacaacTCTGGGGTTGTGAGGGATCTGTTGGAAAATGGTTATTATGGATGTGATGCATAATGAATGATCAGGAGAGAAATAGACCTCAGGGCCTCTGACAGAGGATCATTTCTGaggaaagtcagagaccactcgcTCATTTATTTGTCATTAATATCAagacaaaatggccattaagtaatAGTTCTTCGTTCTTCAATGAGTGAGGAAAAGCAGTAAACATATCTTTAATACAAAAATCCACAGCATCCTCAACAACTACATATcgattttttcagtgtttaatgtgtccaccctttgccttacaccttacattcttttcaggagacttgctttcagtttttcaaagaaatctgcagggccatttttccacacctccaaagttcagccttagacatcggttgcattttctgattctcacAATCCACAGAATCCCAAAcaaattcagtgatgttgaggtctggacttgcttggtcagtccattgctctgagaacaccaacagtATTCTGaccagaaatgaaaagaatgactTTTGGACAGTCCCGAATGCTGTTAAGAAATGAGACCTTTCTGTGTGTCTTTGGCAAACAGTTTCAGTATCTAAATGAAGGGCTCAACGAAAATAACAGCCTGAGACATGGACCGAAGTGTGACTGGTATCTCTGCTCCACCCTCTCAGTAGTTAAATACCACTGCGTAAACCGGAATTCAAGCTGTAAAGCAGCAAGCCACTGATTTTGCTGTGTTAGTAGTTCAGGGGGTGACTAAGTATTTAAATATAAAGCTCTTATCGGTATGCATTGTTTCTTTAATCGTggcataaaataaaacagcaggcATCACAGGCTCAGCAGGGTGAGAATTGAAACTAGAGAAGTTCCAAATGCAGCAGCTTTCGATTGCTATACTTTCACCTGTGATGGGGCTGTAGTCTAAGTTTCATTCTGTCTGAAGTTAATTGCAAATTTGATCTGCACAATATATTATTTGTAAATAAGGACCTCTATGTTGGCTTTGTTTACTATTAATACAACAAAAGGCCCCAATAATCAAATGAGGCCTGTAAACAATTGCAACACTTCTTACTCTGTGCatcttgaccaatcacagctccagatCAATGTTTCTGTGGGTGCTTATCTTTAGCCATGTCACAATATGGCTTAAgcaatgtgtttttaatatctTGGGAGGCATATCACAATCACATTATGTGAGCAAGGCTagcattttgtccatattgtgcagcagAGTCCAGTTCTCTTCTTGTGGTACTGGTAGGATCTACAGACTGAGATGTTCATATTGTCTGTGATTAGAGCTGTAAATGTGGTCGGAAAATGCTCACTTTGAAGAATCTGTTGTTGGTGGCAGTCAGCAGTGGGCAGCAGAGCGTGTCAAGAGTCATGTCGcactcacatacacacgcaGGAAGTCAGCTGCAGACAGTGAGCTGTGAGACTGACAATGATCAGACTAAACCACTAAGACACCATCCAACTCCTCAATTTCCCACGCTCATACACCTTTCTTTTTCCCCCAGAGCACACACTGTCGAGCGCAGCTGGTACTAACAGCCCTGCACACTTAACACTCTTCTCTAAAATGGCTAGCTTTCCGTACATGCCTACATACCAagactgaccactgaaaaagGCAGTGAAACCGTCTGCCCTTTCTGAGAAGCCCTGCAGTCATGCAAATGCCAGACGGACGAAAGACAACTTCAAACTCGTCCTTATTAAAAGAGGCTTGTGGATCAATTTTGCCTGGAAGTTGATTGTTTTGCATAAAGTGCACTGATATTATTCTGAAGCAGAAGTCACGGTACAGCAGGCCCATCAATCTATTATCACTCTAGTAGTGTCTTTTACTGAATTACTCTATACAAAAGTTAAAAGCTTATCTTCTGATAAACTACAGGCCACCTCAGCCCATCACCCACAAAACATGCTTAATGACAGATTAcaatgcataaaataaataaataacagtctTAGTGAATGAGCATTTCATTTGTTATTTTGCAATATCCTAACTCTGTGCATTCTTTCTGTTAAACTTGGAAAAAGTAGCATAAGTTAGGACTGTGGCGTATGTGCACAGCTGTAAGTCACCCTGTGATGACTGGAATAGTCATTAAAAAAGTCAGGAGGTGTCGGGCCGGTATTTAcagtttttcagaccacatcaaatcaacattatactcaAGAACATTTGCCAACAGTAGAGGATTCACTTATCTTCAGAAGACACATCtgtcaccaagttttgactgagttctctgtGAATACTCTTCCAATgtgctcacaatcatcagattcatccacacAGGGAAGGGGACGAAACACAAACGatcataacaataataatcataataacaatttttaaaaagtatgcGAGTTGTTGCATGAAAAGAGTGTCATTTTGATCAACagcatctacaacacaaatctgcaaatacttgtttttcaagcttaaatatttaaaaaaatatatataagtgaAAAAGGGATGTTTATGATTTTATTATGAATTTAGGCATTTTGAGTTCTCcctcaacaaaaaaaatgaccatCCTCTACTGTATATCTCTTTCTATTTAAACACTGCATATTACTTTAATATACAAACACTaattttaagaaataataaCAGTTTATCTGTGTCCTTGAGTTTTGCTTTTCACCCCTAGCTATAAAGGCAACATACTGTTGCTTTAAATGGAAAGATGAAGAGGAAGTGACACCATGACTTCAGGGGAGCTAAGTTCAAACacttgtgttaaaaaaaaaaaaagagtttatgCAAGATTAataatttgttgttttctttaacGGCCTGTTAAGCATAACACACTGCATCCATCCCAtcacacaaaacacagtttttaCTGTCAAACAATAGGCTAACTGTGATAACAGGGAGCACGATGGCCAGTGAAATACACTCATATCCACCTATACTACAACTTTAGAACAATGGGGTTAGACTTCTCAGATATTGTAACTGAAACTAAGGAGGAGTGTTCTTACCCTGACACGGAAAAAATTTAAAATTAGCATGTCAGTTTATCATCAATCTCATGGAATTATTAAcgttcaccaaaaaaaaaaaaaaaaacacttcacacaAACCGTTTTTTTAGGTGTACTTGACTGTTCCTatgaagttaatgtaaaaaaatatgctGTTGCCATCATGTCCTATGTCTCAACTACCTTTTCCTAATttctgtgagttttttttttaggaaaacaCCAGCTGGTCTtgttcaaaattacttggaataacaCAGACCTTTTCCCTCCTCCTATAAAAGGTACTATTTTAAAGATCTACAATAATTTACTGAGCTATGACAGCAATGATTTACTATGCTTGTCTTGTTGTCCTAAAAATAAACCTGTTATTAGCACATTATTGCAAACCAACAAAGGAAACATGGTCACTTGcgttgaaacatttaaaaaaaaaaaggtgtcaGATCTTTGATGGACAGCGTACGTCTTGAAGTCTGTTTGTGAGCATTGTGATGTACCTGCTGGTCGGCTTGCAGTTTGCGGCCCACCACTCTGAAGCTGTTGTTGTTGGGGTTTTGGTAGATGTGCACTCTGCTGACGGCCTGAGCTCCAGAGCCGGCGGGCACCCAGCGCTTCCCGGCGTCATCATACATCATGACGGTGGCACGAGCCTGGCACATACTCACCTCGCTGAACACAGAGGAGACAAAGCCGAGGATTTACACAATCACGCTTAGCGTACATTAACATTCTAAATCATGCTAGTCTACGCTGTAAAAAGCAGCTCATCAGATGTACGTAAacattacttcatgtggtaacaagcaattgaactagttttattcaactcaaaaaattactttgaatcattcatttaaagtatttattcaggttgaataaaactagtaatgaagtcattttttaagtagatctgacgagccactttttacagatTAATTGCTACTTAACAAAATAACAGTGCCAAACAGAGTTGGTGGAgtgcaatagaagaacctcttCTGGGACTTTAAATAACCTTTCAAAggaaggttctttagagaaccagtCTTTAGGGACAGTCTTTAGGATTTGTGCATCAATGTAATTCAGGGAACCCAAAGAGGTTCTTTTATGGCATCACTCAAATAATTCTGTGGCATTTTCTGAGCACATCACATACATAATTAGTACTTAAACACTGATCAACTGCATATTTAATgacaaagacagcataattagccctgtttaattggatttagtgcagtgcaatgaacgaaacatttgaaaataactTTTCGGTAGTATTGTTTAAATTTGGCACTACAACTCAAAGTTCAGCAAAACAAAATTGTGAAACACACTGTGTATTAAGAAATGGTCAAACTATCACAAAGTAATTTTCTGCCATATTGTCCACTCATAAAttacaatgttttatttgcCATTAAATACTACTTGTtatagagtttaaatactgAATTATATTTAAGAATACcttggtgttttttttataataaatctctattccacacaccccgtctcatctccaggcttttattttaatgttctgtttttaaacattaggtTAAACAGACATACTTATAACTGGACCCTacaaccactgctgtacctttgagggtacaattacattatttgtaccctgacaaacaaacacacaaacaaacaaaaaaaaaaaaagtacttgcacagaaccaaaattattaaaatatgttgtATAAAATAACCTACACTGATTGTTCCCAAAAAAAAGGAAGTAGTATGCAGTTTGTGACCACTAGGAATTTCTCCAGTACCCCAATGACACGGAATGACATACTGCTCTGGCCAAATACTCCAAAATGCAGCCAAATCTCAATATACTGCCTGGGGTGACAATTTAATATCCTGGAATGCACacataaaagaaatgaaaggtaACTGTCCTTCTGAACTGCCGTCAGTACACTGTGCTGGTCTTGCTGTATAAATATTGTTGCTAAAACAGTAACTTAAAGTTGGCCAATCCACAAAGCATTGGCTTTTCAGGTTTGTGTGGAGTCACACTGCTTATTATTCAAACTAGCTCATATTACATACAACAAATGTAATACAATGAAATGACCTGGCCTTTTAGCACATGTAGGTCTCTGGAAACCACACAGGTTTACCACACAGACAAATTCAAGGCCAACATTTTTATGAGTTTGATGGTGAAATGTGTCaacatttaatgtaaatgtttttagcAGTACTTAATGCAGCTGTTTGTTAAATTTGCATTTCTTATAACAAAAAACTTGCTAAAAGCTAAAATGACTTGCCACCTCCTTCTTAGCCATCTCAGTGTGTTACATATGTTTAACTGTCTTGATCGTGATGTGTCGATTAAAATCGATCTGTTAAAATGGCATAATGTGACATCACATAGCAGCCTACGTTACGATGGTTGCAACTGTTCTGGATGAATATTAAACAAGTTTCAAATGCACTGCAGGAGGCTTTATATTATGCAATCCCAGTAAAATTTAGTGCAAGGCAGTTGGTGGGTTTGGAGAACTTGCAAGCAGATCTTTGACCAAAATATATCCACATATGTTGCAAAAGAGCTGAAAAGTGGCTAGAAATGGCTACTTAATAGAGATTGGTGGGCCAAGGAACATGGGGCTGGTTTTGAGATGGTTTCATTGGCTCGGCCCCTTTTGTTTTCAGGCTAGTCACACTCGTTCCTTGTAGTACAGGGTATAGCTTTTGTTGAATACTAAATACTGTACTGTATGCTACTGTAAAGAGGAGTGTGCAACATACAGGATAAATTGTTATTCCAAACACAGTGTTAGACCAGTGCAACTATATGACATCACAGCATTTATGGTTTATACAGCACATCCTAACAATACAGGACAAACAGATTATATTAAGGCATAAAGGTTTCACACTTTGAAGACTGGACTGCACAATACCGACAAAAAATTACCAATGCTTTCTTACTATTTAAAGACTTGATAACAGTTAATAACATGGCAGTAATGTAATGGTTAACAATAGGTCTGGACTGTGCACCTCTGGTATGCATAGTGCTGTTTCTATAGAAAGGATTCTGGAGTAAAACAGGTATCCAACAGCTATTTTGCAATCAACTGAAACAGGAAGGACATTATCACATGTAACTATGAGCCACAGGCCTCAAAAATACAGCACAGAGCATACCACTAGCAGAGTCAACACACCAGCAGGACAAATCACAAACTGTTCTCTGACACTCACATCAAAAGACACACTGAGAAAAACATACTGCACACGGCaacttctcacacacacacagaagacaTTGAGTAGGGAGGATGTGGGAGCACCTTTCCCTCTTCCTCTGCAATTGTCTCAACTGCAATATTGCACACACTGACTTCCGCTGACATGGCACTCTGATTGTGAACTGAAAACAGAACTACCTAATAAGGAATAACCTGATAACTTCAatcaacacactcacacttaaaTGGCCATTCCACCCATTTTCACAagttttcatgtgaaatggtgcattgcagAGAAATATACTGACTCTGTTTTCTGGTGGAAACAGGAGTTACAATGACTCCAACACACATACAGCCAATTTATTTGCTATATAAAATGCTGTGTGCatttcttctgagtttttatatttaacgTTGGTAATTGCAAAACAGTGATGAATCAGAAAGAATGTGCTTTCTCAGGAgactactttgccttacaacaccctgcatgtacctctccacctgATTGGGTTACAAAAattaatttataaaatataatgcaaaattatgcattttttttttaatttaatccaAAACTATTGTAAACCTTTATTTCAGGTATTGGACAGCATACGTGTTACTTTGCCATgtaagaactttctgtgagggagctttgagGCTTTAAAGGCTCCATAGgtctggttactatcaccaccactgcgaacatgtgagtttctctagaacagagcatttcacaacaaaacattgagtgactttgtttgcatcttaaccatttaattttgCAAAAAGTACATGATAAGTGCTCCATTGGACAAGACCATTTAAAGCTGCTTTCTACATTTTTTCATGCATGTGCGTGAAGCACGATTGCAAAGCATGaagcaaattaaaaaacaatcaaatctcATACAACTCATTCAATTATTTCACTAGTCAGCAAGATCAGTGGCTTGTAATgtataattttattcatttttttttcttcattttatggTTGTAGTTCAAGACGAAACTGTGTGAGTGTAGGACCggagagaactctgagaacttgggctgtaGTTCTGGGTAACTTCTGCTTAAGCCAGGATGTTGAATCCCCCCCCCTTGAAGAAAGGTGggactgaagaacagggaaaagACTGGGAGGTTTTGGAGTGTGAAAGCTTTGTCACAGGAAACAGAAAAGTTAGAGATGGAAAATTATAGAATGTTAGataggaaggaggaggagcttcAGGCATGGTCCTCCTCAAAACTTTAGTTACTTCCCAGCAGCTACTATGT
The DNA window shown above is from Pygocentrus nattereri isolate fPygNat1 chromosome 18, fPygNat1.pri, whole genome shotgun sequence and carries:
- the vaspa gene encoding vasodilator stimulated phosphoprotein a — translated: MSEVSMCQARATVMMYDDAGKRWVPAGSGAQAVSRVHIYQNPNNNSFRVVGRKLQADQQVVINCPLMRGIKYNQATPNFHQWRDARQVWGLNFSSKDEAMQFANTMMYALDVLSGAAPPRPAQNGPSFEEQQRLQEQQERERQERERQEQERLERQRQAAAPPAAPPAPPPCPASAPPPPGVPPPPGPPPPPGPPPAPPPPPSGGAPPAPPPPPSGGGGGGGGGGGDGGLASALAGAKLRKVSKDESGGPAPAAKESSQSSGGGGGGGGGGGGGGLMGEMSALLAKRRKATDKPVVKKEENDDSASSDTKSEEPIKKPWEKSGTIPRSNSAPKGVEKSPTLAPASLNRQRPGSSTSDTGSKESIDMEKLKQEILEEVRKELQKVKDEIIGAFIEELQKRGSP